From a region of the Drosophila virilis strain 15010-1051.87 chromosome 3, Dvir_AGI_RSII-ME, whole genome shotgun sequence genome:
- the LOC6636547 gene encoding uncharacterized protein: protein MPRYQQLVNESNNNSPQQQHSEQPPSVGYHLYLYREQLARRKVEYIRLSKAKYFITETLLAKTWRNLKGCSADDLKTVNNQIVFKHKLRHQIHRLRKLQNLGIRNANPHMESTEL from the coding sequence atgcCACGCTACCAGCAACTTGTTAacgagagcaacaacaactcgccacaacagcagcattcGGAGCAGCCGCCCAGCGTTGGCTATCATCTGTACTTGTATCGGGAGCAGCTAGCCCGTCGCAAGGTGGAGTATATTCGTCTGTCGAAGGCCAAATACTTCATTACCGAAACGCTGCTGGCCAAGACCTGGCGCAATCTGAAAGGCTGCAGCGCGGACGACCTGAAGACGGTCAACAATCAGATTGTGTTCAAGCACAAGCTACGGCATCAGATACATCGTTTGCGCAAGCTACAAAATCTGGGCATTCGCAATGCCAATCCGCACATGGAGAGCACCGAGCTGTGA